Below is a window of Halomicrobium mukohataei DSM 12286 DNA.
CCTCGGACCATTCGAGCGGGCAAAGCCCGCGAGAAGAAACCGCCGAAGCGCACGGCGGGAAGCTGGCGATCAAGCGCCTGCGCTCCGGCTCGCGACTCGTGGGCTGTACTCGCTATCCCGACTGCGAGTACTCGCTGCCGCTGCCGCGAAACGGCGACATCGTGGTCGGCGAGGACCGCTGTGCGGAACACGATCTGCCCGAGATCTCGATCGTCGACGACGAGGACGACGACGATCCCTGGGAGCTTGGCTGTCCGATCTGCAACTACGCCGAGTACCAGGCCCGCAACGCGATCGACGACCTCGAAGATCTGAACGGCATCGGCGGCGCGACCGCCGAGAAGCTCGCCGCCGTCGGCATCGACGAGCCCGCCGACCTCCGGGCGGTCGAACCCGACGAGATCGCCGCCAACGTCCAGGGCGTGTCGGCCAGCCAGATCGAGGACTGGCAGGCCGAACTGGCGGACTGAGGAGCGCACGGCGACGGGGACGCAGTCACGAAGGGTCTCGTTTTCGCACAGCTACCAGATCCGGCGGAGCCGCAATTCGTCACGCGTTCCGCTAGATCCACTCATACGGAAAGTTGTAGGTCTTTACCAGATCGACCGCACGCCGTCGTGCGGTCGACTGGGTAAACGCCTACAACCGTCCGTATCACAGAACGATTCGAAGTCGTTGGCACCGGCACCACCGGCGATATCCCGGAGCGTCCCGATCGGAACCTCATCGTGTAACGGGACCGTCACCTGTCGGCGATCGTCCTCGCAGGGGACGACGATCACCTCGTCGCACTCGCCGTAGCTGTCGCGGACGGTGCAGGTGTAGGACCCGTCGTCGTGGACTGCCTCGACGGTGGTGAGTTCGCGCTCCGAGCATCTACGAGTCGTGTTTGTCGGCGGACGTGAAATGTCTGCGAGACGTATCCGGCGACGGTGACGGGTCATACGGAACGTTGTCGTTGCGTACCGGCGAGCGTCGCCACGGGGGAGACGCCCACCGGAACATTCCGACAACCGTCCGTATCACTCTCCGACGGGGGCGTCAGCCTCCCCGGTCGCCGCCTCGTCGGGCGGGTCCCCGTCGGGCTGTGGCATCGAGCCGAGTCCGTGCGCGGTCGTCACCATTGCGGTGACGCGGTCGCCGTGGGCGAGCTCCGAGAGGCCCACGCGGACGAGATGGATGGCCGCGATCAGCAACAGCGGACCGAAGAAGACGCCGTACCAGCTGAACAGCAGCCCGCCGAAGATGTAGGAAAACATCATCGCCCCTCTGTGGGTACTCTGCCCGGCGAAGACCGGCCGAACGATCATGATGGGGAACAGATCGAGAACGAGCAGCGCCACGACGGCCACGGCGACGGGGAACCAGATCGTCGCCGGGTCCGACTCGATCGCGGCCAGCCCGAGGTACACCGTCACCGGGACGTACACGATCTTCCCCACGACGATGGGGACGAGCGTCGCCGCGCCCGTCAGGAGCGCGAGGACGTTGGGGATGGGGATCTTCAGCCCCGGCGGGGCGATCACGTTGAGGCCGTTGTAGACGCCCAGGGCGAGCAGCGCGACGACGACCACGGTGCGGACGTTCCCGAAGTACACCACCTGGAAGTCGCGATCGACCAGCGTCGCGTAGAGCCACAGGGCCGACTCCTCGCCGACCTCCTCGCGGAGCCACGTCGCAATGTGCTCCCCGTCCCGGAGCAGATAGAACGCGATGGCGATCCCCAGCGCGAGATGCAGGAAGAACGTCGACACCGGCCCCAGAACGTCCCCGCCGGTACTGACGATCTCGTTGATCGACGCCGCGTCGAACGACGACACGTACGTCGCGGGATCGGCGACCGCCCGCTCCAGTTCCGCGGCGGGGATCGGCAGGAACCAGGCGACGACCTCCGCACCTGCTCCGGCGGACCGCTCGAGTTCCTTGATGCCGAGAAACAGGAGGTAGCCGGTCACCGCGAGAAACGGGATCTCGAACGCGAACAGCGCGCCCGCCGCAGCGAATCCGGGACGGTCGACGACGCGTCGCAGTCGACGATAGACAGGCCGGGCCGCGTAGTAGATGAATATCCCGAAGACGAACGTCCCGATATACGAGTACACCACCAGCCCGAGCGTGCCGACGAGAGCGGCAGTGAGGGTCCACCAGAGCACCCGCGATCGGTCGAACTCCGTCTTCTCGATCATCCCGACGGACTCCCGGCGTGTCGGGTGGCCCTCGTCGGCGCACGACCCGCGTCTCCTCCCGGTCCGCTTCCCTCGCCAGCCGACCGGGGGCGGACGAACTGACGGCCCTCGGGGTCCCGGTCCCAGCGCTGACGGGCCACCGTGGTGCTACTCATTCGTCCCCCCGGAGCGATCGATGCGTGATTCTTCCACGGCAGACCGTGTGGTACGCACCCAGATAAGAGATGGGGCCGATTTCTCGGCGGTGTTCAGAGAAGCGACTGCGCTGGCTGAGTTGCAGACACCGAACGCCCTCGCGTCGCTCGGCTGCGGTGAACCGCTCGCTTCGCTTGCGGGCTACTCGCCGACCGCTTCCTCGATGATCTCGATTTCCTCGTCGGTGAGCCCGTACAGTTCGTAGACGATCTCGTCGATCAGATCGTCCGTCTTCTCGATCTTCGCCTCCAGTTCTGCGGCGCGCTCGTCGTAGTTGTCGCGGACGGTGCAGGTGTAGGGCCCGCCGTCGTGGACCCTGTCGACCGTGGTGAGTTTGCGCTCCGAGCATCTCGGGGCTTCGTTCATCGGTGTTGGGCAAGTGTCTATTGCCCACGGATGCCACCGGAGAGCGTCGACTGGCAGCAAGCCAACGCCGCCAGGGCCGACTCAGTCGAGGATTTCTCTGAGGATATATTCGATTTTCTGGTCGACCTCGGAGGCCTGAAGAATCTTGATCGACCGCTGCTCGTCGATGGGTGCCGTCTCGTCGTCTGGTAGGTCCTGAACCACGAGTACGCCGTTCGATCCGTTTCCGAACATACTCTCGTCGTCGTGGACGAGCGTTCCGTTCTGGCGAAGAAAGGCGAGATACTCCAGTGTCTCTGAGATCCCTCGTTGGATCGTCTCAGGGCGTTTCGAGTGTTTGACTTCCGTGATGAGATACTCGTTCGAGTTCTCCGACTGAACTTCCAGTACGATAACGTCTGGACGGCCAGTTGCACTTCGGAACGTTCTGTTTCGGAAGTAGCTGTCGGCGACCGCTCGTGCCTCCCGCTCGATCCGCTCTGTCCGTGAGAGCGCCTTTGATGGCTTCTCTGATACGTCCGATTCGAACGACACACCGCGGTCACGAGCGGAGTTGTCGTGGTACAGGACGATATCATCGCCGTTCGTCGACAGGCGAGCGACCTCTTGTGAACCAGACGTGATTGTCTGTAGCTCGAAATTCTCGTCTGTCATACGCTCCACGGCTGCGATGTAACGGAAGAGAACGAATAGTTCGAACAGCGTCTCGTCGTCGTCAGGCGTGATCGCTGTGTCGGCTAGAAGGTTCGTAATTGCCTCTGGCTCACCAGCGAGTGTCCGCTGGTATTCTTCGATCAGTGCTGCAGCCTCACGGTAGATTTCGCTGCGGGACTGGGCTGCCGTCTGGAGCATTCGATCCGTCGGCTCGTACACTTCTGGCCGGCGGATTCGACGGACGTGTACGTTTCTCTCGACGACTTCACGCATCGTTTCGACCAGATCTGTACTCTCTTTCCATCGTTCTGTTACCCAGTCGTACTCTCGTTCGAAGTACGGTTGGCAGTCCTGTAGCGTCTCGTGGACGAGCGCGAGTAGTCGTTTGAGAACGACGTTCTCGTCGATGTCGTAGTTCTCGGTCCGGTTTTCACAGACGAACAACGAGCGATCACGAGGATTTCGAGCGTATCGCTCTCGCACAGTGCCCGCCCAGTCGATCCGACCTTCCACGGCACCGCGAGTAGTCGTCGAGACGTTTTCGGTCTGTGTTTTGATGCTTCGCAATCGTTTTGGTAGCCGTTCCACGAAGTCGACGACTGCCGGCTTCAACACGAAGTGAAGTCGGACGAGCGTTTCGTAGTCGTCGAACCGGTCTGCGAACCCATCTGGTGCAATCTCTTGGACGAGATGGCGCTCGGGAAACGACCCGTGCATCACGTACGCGAGGATGTCTTCGGACAGTTGCTCAAGCAGGGCGTCCCTATCCATCAGGTCTCACCTGCAACACGTCACTCGCGACAGATCGAAGTCGAGACGAGTCGATTGCATCGATCTCGGCGAGCCGAGCGATGACAGCCTCACGCTTTCTGACACCCTCTAACTGCGGGAAGACGTAGCTGAGAACGGCCTGAGTAACGACACGATCACGCTGAGCGGGTGGTGTCCCTCGTACGTGAGAGAGCATGTCTCGGACGATTGCCGGCCCGATCTTCCGTTCGTCCGCCGCGTTGTTCATGACGAACCAGACATCTCCGATTGCAGCGACGAGATCGTCCGCGACATCGAGGTCCCAAACGTCGGCATACGTTCGAACAAGTTGGCGACGCGCGTCGTCGTCCTCGGGAACGGTCGGGGCGTCGACGTAGACGAACGCGAACCGGCGCATGAACGCGTACGACATCTCGTACAACGACGTTTTGTCGTAGCTGTTCATCGTCGCAAAGATCCGCCAAGACGACGGCATCAGGTACTGGTGCGGAGGAAGATCGCTCTTCTCGGTTTCAGATCCGGGCCGGATATCGATCTGTGAACCTTCCCTCGTGAACGGAAGAGAGATACCCTGTCCCGATAGCAGCGTGAATAGTTGGCCGAACGACTTGTCGATGTCCGAGCGGTTGATCTCGTCGATAACGAGCAGGTCGTTGCGCTGTTGCTCATCACGTTTGAAACAGTGCAACACCTGTCCTGGTTCAAACGAGAGATCGTCACCACCCTCTTCGCTCGGCATGTATCCGCCGACGGTCTCGAACGTCGACCAGTCTGCTGTGGCCGTAGTCGTCTGGTAGCC
It encodes the following:
- a CDS encoding type II toxin-antitoxin system HicA family toxin — translated: MTRHRRRIRLADISRPPTNTTRRCSERELTTVEAVHDDGSYTCTVRDSYGECDEVIVVPCEDDRRQVTVPLHDEVPIGTLRDIAGGAGANDFESFCDTDGCRRLPSRPHDGVRSIW
- a CDS encoding AI-2E family transporter — translated: MIEKTEFDRSRVLWWTLTAALVGTLGLVVYSYIGTFVFGIFIYYAARPVYRRLRRVVDRPGFAAAGALFAFEIPFLAVTGYLLFLGIKELERSAGAGAEVVAWFLPIPAAELERAVADPATYVSSFDAASINEIVSTGGDVLGPVSTFFLHLALGIAIAFYLLRDGEHIATWLREEVGEESALWLYATLVDRDFQVVYFGNVRTVVVVALLALGVYNGLNVIAPPGLKIPIPNVLALLTGAATLVPIVVGKIVYVPVTVYLGLAAIESDPATIWFPVAVAVVALLVLDLFPIMIVRPVFAGQSTHRGAMMFSYIFGGLLFSWYGVFFGPLLLIAAIHLVRVGLSELAHGDRVTAMVTTAHGLGSMPQPDGDPPDEAATGEADAPVGE
- a CDS encoding AAA family ATPase, whose product is MTYDGPGVFRAPIANSAAQENFQRTVRDGIAAERIERFTDRTLDNDPVRLWGTKQSIEGTWNNIEAGDFLLFYRDGTYEYAAKVLGTERNEPLAKDVWPNYEEGSPWLCVIYLDEPVELGVDSSEVHGLAGYDIDYPMGFSPLNEMGIGGLRGKYGSIESFVYGDRTEDDSAVEQTRSDTTTARIDVDSQPEFELPDSILDGLHFPSGEDHEDRVTELLGELEDALNAGKHIILTGPPGTGKTEIARRVAGYLAEAETDFYTGYQTTTATADWSTFETVGGYMPSEEGGDDLSFEPGQVLHCFKRDEQQRNDLLVIDEINRSDIDKSFGQLFTLLSGQGISLPFTREGSQIDIRPGSETEKSDLPPHQYLMPSSWRIFATMNSYDKTSLYEMSYAFMRRFAFVYVDAPTVPEDDDARRQLVRTYADVWDLDVADDLVAAIGDVWFVMNNAADERKIGPAIVRDMLSHVRGTPPAQRDRVVTQAVLSYVFPQLEGVRKREAVIARLAEIDAIDSSRLRSVASDVLQVRPDG